Proteins encoded within one genomic window of Amorphoplanes friuliensis DSM 7358:
- a CDS encoding MSMEG_6728 family protein — MQTFLPYTGFLASAEALDQKRLGKQRVETVQVLRGLTVPTYGWRHHPAVKMWIGYEEALVRYGLDMCAVWVATGRADTTAATMQADVAAARGITVIRTQQELEAAGELPPWIGDEALHLSHRSALMRKDPDFYRPLFGDVPDDLPYVWPPSDRTRASDG; from the coding sequence ATGCAGACATTCCTGCCTTATACAGGCTTCCTGGCGAGTGCCGAAGCGCTGGACCAGAAACGCCTCGGCAAACAACGCGTGGAAACCGTCCAGGTGCTGCGCGGCCTCACCGTCCCGACCTACGGCTGGCGCCACCACCCGGCCGTGAAGATGTGGATCGGCTACGAGGAGGCGCTCGTCCGCTACGGCCTCGACATGTGCGCGGTCTGGGTCGCCACGGGCCGCGCCGACACCACCGCCGCCACGATGCAGGCCGACGTCGCCGCCGCCCGCGGCATCACGGTCATCCGGACCCAGCAGGAACTCGAGGCGGCCGGCGAGCTACCGCCGTGGATCGGTGACGAGGCGCTGCACCTCAGCCACCGCTCCGCCCTCATGCGCAAGGACCCCGATTTTTACCGCCCGCTCTTCGGCGACGTACCGGACGATCTGCCCTATGTCTGGCCACCCTCGGACCGGACCCGGGCGTCAGACGGCTGA
- a CDS encoding low temperature requirement protein A: MTSTEPRRGWLTPMRARSAGEQHRVATPLELFFDLCFVVAVAQAATPLHHDIAEGHVGHGLQSYLLVFFAIWWAWMNFTWFASAYDTDDDVYRITTFVQIAGALVLAAGVSSAFESGDYLGITVGYVIMRLAMVAQWLRAGRADEQRRATARIYAVGITLVQILWLTRLLLPEEWATPSFLVLVVCELLVPVLAERAPGGPTTWHAHHIAERYGLFTIIMLGEAVSAATIAIRTALDTGEQVSDLVAVAVAGLVIVFALWWLYFDRSAQGLLTSVRAGMLWGYGHYFIFAAAAAAGAGIAVKVDYDTHHAHISGVTAGYAVAVPVMVYLVFVWLLHIRPHQTGPMLFAYPAVAVLVLLAPFGPAPVVVIAGLLVALVAVNVIAGRRTPDRLESAV; this comes from the coding sequence ATGACGTCGACCGAGCCCCGCCGCGGCTGGCTGACCCCGATGCGGGCGCGGTCCGCCGGCGAGCAGCATCGGGTGGCGACCCCGCTGGAGCTCTTCTTCGACCTCTGTTTTGTGGTCGCTGTCGCGCAGGCGGCAACACCGCTGCACCACGACATCGCCGAGGGGCATGTCGGGCACGGCCTGCAGAGTTACCTGCTGGTCTTCTTCGCCATCTGGTGGGCGTGGATGAACTTCACCTGGTTCGCGTCGGCGTACGACACGGACGACGACGTCTACCGGATCACCACTTTTGTCCAGATCGCCGGTGCTCTGGTGCTGGCCGCGGGTGTCTCGTCGGCGTTCGAGAGTGGCGACTACCTCGGCATCACCGTCGGGTACGTGATCATGCGCTTGGCGATGGTCGCCCAGTGGCTGCGGGCGGGCCGCGCCGACGAGCAGCGCCGGGCCACCGCGCGGATCTACGCGGTCGGCATCACCCTTGTCCAGATTCTGTGGCTGACCCGGCTGCTGCTGCCGGAGGAGTGGGCGACGCCGTCGTTCCTCGTTCTTGTGGTCTGCGAGCTGCTGGTGCCTGTCCTGGCCGAGCGCGCCCCGGGTGGGCCGACCACCTGGCACGCGCACCACATCGCCGAGCGGTACGGCCTCTTCACGATCATCATGCTGGGTGAGGCGGTGTCGGCCGCGACCATCGCGATCCGGACCGCCCTCGACACCGGTGAGCAGGTGTCGGACCTGGTGGCGGTCGCCGTCGCCGGGCTGGTCATCGTCTTTGCGCTGTGGTGGCTGTATTTCGACCGCTCGGCCCAGGGTCTGCTGACGTCCGTGCGCGCCGGGATGCTCTGGGGTTACGGCCACTACTTCATCTTTGCCGCGGCTGCCGCTGCGGGTGCGGGCATCGCGGTCAAGGTCGACTACGACACCCATCACGCGCACATCTCGGGGGTCACGGCCGGCTACGCGGTGGCCGTACCGGTGATGGTCTATCTGGTTTTTGTGTGGTTGTTGCACATCCGCCCGCACCAGACCGGGCCGATGCTGTTCGCCTATCCGGCGGTGGCGGTGCTCGTGCTGCTGGCGCCGTTCGGGCCGGCGCCGGTCGTGGTGATCGCGGGTCTGCTCGTGGCGCTCGTGGCCGTCAATGTCATCGCGGGTCGCCGCACTCCCGACCGGCTCGAGTCAGCCGTCTGA
- a CDS encoding GNAT family N-acetyltransferase, producing MRIERVEDAAAVHRAADLFDGPPLAEATEKFLAHPDHHLLFAYDGDRAVGMVSGVEMTHPDKGTEMFLYELGVAPTARLQGVGSALVEALAAVARERGCYGMWVGTEVGNEAAQATYRRAGATEETPFVLLNWDLAPGDQAS from the coding sequence ATGCGCATCGAGCGGGTCGAGGACGCTGCGGCCGTACACCGGGCCGCTGATCTTTTTGACGGGCCGCCGCTGGCGGAGGCGACCGAGAAGTTCCTCGCCCACCCGGACCACCACCTGCTCTTCGCCTATGACGGCGACCGCGCGGTCGGCATGGTCTCCGGCGTGGAGATGACCCACCCGGACAAAGGCACCGAGATGTTCCTGTACGAGCTGGGCGTGGCACCCACGGCCCGGCTGCAGGGTGTCGGCTCGGCGCTGGTCGAGGCACTGGCCGCGGTCGCCCGGGAACGCGGCTGTTACGGCATGTGGGTCGGCACCGAGGTCGGCAACGAGGCGGCGCAGGCCACCTATCGCCGGGCGGGCGCCACGGAGGAGACTCCGTTCGTGCTGCTCAATTGGGATCTTGCCCCGGGGGATCAGGCCTCATGA
- a CDS encoding ABC transporter ATP-binding protein, producing the protein MATVTYDKASRIYPGQERPAVNELELEVGDGEFLVLVGPSGCGKSTSLRMLAGLEDVDRGRILIQGKDVTNLPPKSRDIAMVFQNYALYPHMSVYENMAFALKLRKTPKSEIDRRVKEAAQLLQLDEYLSRKPKALSGGQRQRVAMGRAIVREPQVFLMDEPLSNLDAKLRVQTRSQIATLQAKLGITTVYVTHDQVEAMTMGHRVAVMLDGVLQQCDTPRTLYDNPGNVFVAGFIGSPAMNIKTVPLTESGAKFADMAVPLTREQVAAAKDNGGKVTIGFRPEATDMVSPTEGGLPIVVDLVEDLGSDANVYGHAALDGGSERFVVRTDRRSMPSMGETVFIKPQTNQVHVFHATSGQRI; encoded by the coding sequence ATGGCTACGGTCACGTACGACAAGGCGTCCCGGATCTATCCCGGACAGGAGCGCCCCGCGGTCAACGAGCTCGAGCTCGAGGTCGGCGACGGAGAGTTCCTGGTTCTGGTCGGCCCCTCCGGCTGCGGTAAGTCCACCAGCCTCCGGATGCTCGCCGGTCTCGAGGACGTCGACCGCGGTCGCATCCTCATCCAGGGCAAGGACGTCACCAACCTGCCCCCGAAGTCCCGCGACATCGCGATGGTCTTCCAGAACTACGCCCTCTACCCGCACATGTCGGTGTACGAGAACATGGCGTTCGCCCTGAAGCTGCGCAAGACCCCGAAGTCGGAGATCGACCGCCGGGTCAAGGAAGCCGCCCAGCTGCTCCAGCTGGACGAGTACCTCAGCCGCAAGCCGAAGGCGCTCTCCGGTGGCCAGCGTCAGCGTGTTGCCATGGGTCGCGCGATCGTGCGTGAGCCCCAGGTCTTCCTCATGGACGAGCCGCTGTCGAACCTCGACGCCAAGCTCCGCGTCCAGACCCGCTCGCAGATCGCGACGCTGCAGGCCAAGCTCGGCATCACCACCGTCTACGTGACCCACGACCAGGTCGAGGCCATGACGATGGGCCACCGGGTCGCGGTCATGCTCGACGGTGTCCTCCAGCAGTGCGACACCCCGCGGACCCTGTACGACAACCCGGGCAACGTCTTCGTCGCCGGCTTCATCGGCTCCCCGGCCATGAACATCAAGACCGTCCCGCTGACCGAGTCCGGCGCGAAGTTCGCCGACATGGCCGTCCCGCTGACCCGCGAGCAGGTCGCGGCGGCCAAGGACAACGGCGGCAAGGTGACCATCGGCTTCCGGCCCGAGGCGACCGACATGGTCTCCCCGACCGAGGGTGGTCTCCCGATCGTCGTCGACCTGGTCGAGGACCTCGGCTCGGACGCCAACGTCTACGGCCACGCGGCCCTCGACGGTGGCTCGGAGCGCTTCGTGGTCCGCACCGACCGGCGCTCGATGCCGAGCATGGGCGAGACCGTGTTCATCAAGCCGCAGACCAACCAGGTGCACGTCTTCCACGCCACCTCGGGTCAGCGGATCTAA
- a CDS encoding Hsp70 family protein has translation MTDGYVLGVDLGTSHTVAMLRWPDGRTRPLLFDGQPLLPSAVYLDTTGRLHVGRDALRLGQAEPDRFEPNPKRHIDAETVLLGGSDVPTADLLAALLGAVAREAVAATGFLPPAVLTYPAAWGSRRREVLTTALARAGWPPSTRLVAEPVSAARYFADVLRRPVPVGSALAVFDFGGGTLDIAVVRNEGVTPEGLPTFAVAASGGVDDLGGLDLDAALVDHLGATLEKAEPAAWAALTEPVTLAQWRARRQFWDDVRGAKEMLSRTPQAPVPVPGVERAVHLTRDEFETAAGPLLRRGVEEAGAVITAAGLQPADLAGLFLVGGSSRVPLVARLLHSELGIAPTVLEQPELPVAEGSIIAGSAPATDAGETPAQPLRAAAVPPTTVTMAHGGPTATAATNGTAPTSGRPVKTEAQPVAVNAAPASAAPAPAPPAAPAGQAQVGESDYAEPVDPWATGEAAAFGNGGGPVLHPVSGAPVSGSPVSAPPPAEPWLASTHEEANANTRVKAYRRKGLWVVAAATVVVLGAAATATVLLWPGYPALDYQALSEEHRVAPAVPVTSAFSGTAVRDKKAYFASADDNGTLGVVAADTESGKKAWSSTDAGAATRWEFFFALPDAVVAISDTDSGTSTRRMVLLDPDDGKKMWDRTVASADNVLFAGDKVVLVDRTENRLVGLEIGEQGKVGWELKSPKSEYGLGTTQVVAATTEDDLTGPATATGLPFAEVFDDDARVVQIGADRSARVVDASTGKVVAGPRQNVGEPDDPIVAHNGRLIVAESGDSHRVVAYDLAKLAETRVVYTAPKSDTQFGHLTACGADRICFAERTGYDAKTAQVVAVDAAKEGELWRRAVPEVDSLVPVGEAVLATRNSSPVQTTLLDAKGKVSWTRGGVIARIDGGNTLQFSKALSTSADDPGLAGEHLGDKAVPLGSLADVRSSTCSWDTTHLACVADEDFVIQRFAG, from the coding sequence ATGACCGACGGCTACGTGCTGGGCGTCGACCTGGGCACTTCGCACACGGTCGCGATGCTGCGCTGGCCGGACGGCCGCACCCGGCCGCTGCTCTTCGACGGTCAGCCGCTGCTGCCGTCGGCGGTCTACCTCGACACGACCGGGCGACTTCACGTCGGTCGTGACGCACTCCGCCTCGGCCAGGCCGAGCCGGACCGGTTCGAGCCGAACCCGAAACGGCACATCGACGCCGAGACGGTGCTGCTCGGCGGTTCCGACGTGCCCACGGCCGACCTGCTGGCTGCTCTGCTCGGCGCGGTGGCCCGCGAAGCCGTCGCGGCGACGGGGTTCCTGCCGCCGGCCGTGCTGACCTACCCGGCGGCGTGGGGGTCGCGCCGCCGGGAGGTCCTGACGACGGCGCTGGCCCGTGCGGGCTGGCCGCCGTCGACCCGGCTGGTGGCCGAGCCGGTGTCGGCAGCCCGCTACTTCGCGGACGTCCTGCGCCGGCCCGTGCCGGTCGGGTCGGCGCTGGCGGTCTTCGACTTCGGCGGCGGCACGCTCGACATCGCGGTCGTCCGCAACGAGGGCGTCACCCCGGAAGGCCTGCCGACATTCGCCGTCGCGGCGTCCGGCGGCGTCGACGACCTCGGCGGCCTCGACCTCGACGCCGCCCTGGTCGACCACCTCGGCGCCACCCTGGAAAAGGCCGAACCTGCCGCCTGGGCCGCGCTTACCGAGCCGGTCACCCTCGCGCAGTGGCGGGCCCGCCGCCAGTTCTGGGACGACGTCCGCGGCGCCAAAGAAATGCTTTCCCGTACGCCGCAAGCACCCGTTCCCGTGCCCGGCGTCGAACGTGCGGTGCACCTGACGCGCGACGAGTTCGAAACCGCGGCCGGCCCGTTGCTGCGCCGCGGTGTCGAGGAGGCCGGTGCGGTCATCACCGCCGCGGGTCTCCAGCCGGCTGATCTCGCCGGGCTGTTCCTGGTCGGCGGGTCGTCACGGGTGCCGCTGGTGGCCCGCCTGCTGCACAGCGAGCTGGGCATCGCGCCGACAGTCCTGGAGCAGCCGGAGCTCCCGGTCGCCGAAGGCTCGATCATCGCCGGCTCGGCCCCTGCCACGGACGCCGGCGAAACCCCGGCGCAGCCCCTGCGCGCAGCCGCAGTGCCCCCGACAACCGTCACCATGGCCCACGGCGGACCCACGGCGACAGCTGCCACCAACGGGACAGCGCCCACATCGGGCCGGCCGGTGAAGACCGAAGCCCAGCCGGTGGCAGTCAACGCAGCTCCGGCGAGTGCCGCACCCGCACCCGCACCGCCTGCCGCGCCGGCGGGGCAGGCGCAGGTGGGGGAGTCGGATTATGCCGAGCCGGTGGATCCGTGGGCGACCGGTGAGGCTGCTGCTTTCGGGAATGGCGGCGGGCCCGTGCTGCACCCCGTCTCCGGTGCTCCGGTTTCCGGTAGCCCGGTGTCGGCACCACCTCCTGCCGAGCCGTGGCTGGCCTCGACCCACGAGGAGGCCAACGCAAACACGAGGGTCAAGGCGTACCGGAGGAAGGGTCTTTGGGTTGTTGCGGCTGCGACCGTTGTGGTGCTCGGCGCCGCGGCGACAGCGACCGTGCTGCTCTGGCCGGGTTATCCCGCGCTCGACTATCAGGCGCTGAGTGAGGAGCACCGGGTCGCGCCAGCCGTGCCGGTGACCTCGGCGTTCAGTGGGACGGCTGTGCGGGACAAGAAGGCTTACTTCGCCAGCGCCGACGACAACGGCACGCTGGGTGTGGTTGCGGCTGACACCGAGAGCGGGAAGAAGGCCTGGAGCAGCACCGATGCGGGTGCGGCGACGCGCTGGGAGTTCTTCTTCGCGCTGCCGGACGCGGTGGTGGCGATCAGTGACACCGATTCGGGGACCAGTACGCGGCGGATGGTGCTGCTCGACCCGGACGACGGCAAGAAGATGTGGGACCGGACGGTGGCGAGCGCGGACAACGTGCTGTTTGCCGGTGACAAGGTGGTGCTGGTCGACCGGACCGAAAATCGCCTGGTCGGGCTGGAGATCGGCGAGCAGGGCAAGGTGGGCTGGGAGCTGAAGAGCCCCAAGTCGGAGTACGGCCTGGGCACCACGCAGGTGGTCGCGGCGACAACCGAGGACGATCTGACGGGGCCGGCGACGGCGACCGGGCTGCCGTTCGCCGAGGTGTTCGACGACGATGCGCGCGTCGTGCAGATCGGGGCCGACCGGTCGGCGCGAGTTGTCGACGCGTCGACGGGCAAGGTGGTTGCGGGGCCCCGGCAGAACGTGGGCGAGCCGGACGATCCGATTGTCGCCCACAACGGGCGGCTGATCGTGGCCGAGTCCGGTGACTCGCACCGGGTGGTCGCCTACGACCTGGCAAAGCTGGCCGAGACGCGGGTGGTCTACACCGCGCCGAAGTCCGACACGCAGTTCGGGCATCTGACCGCGTGCGGCGCCGACCGGATCTGTTTTGCCGAGCGGACCGGTTACGACGCCAAGACCGCGCAGGTGGTGGCGGTCGACGCGGCGAAGGAGGGTGAGCTCTGGCGGCGGGCCGTCCCTGAGGTCGACAGCCTGGTGCCCGTGGGGGAGGCCGTGCTGGCCACCCGGAACTCGTCGCCGGTGCAGACGACCCTGCTCGACGCGAAGGGCAAGGTCTCGTGGACCCGCGGCGGGGTCATCGCGCGGATCGACGGGGGCAACACGTTGCAGTTCTCGAAGGCGCTGTCGACCTCGGCCGACGATCCCGGGCTCGCGGGTGAGCACCTGGGGGACAAGGCTGTGCCGCTGGGTTCGCTCGCTGACGTCCGCTCGTCGACCTGCTCGTGGGACACGACCCACCTGGCCTGCGTCGCCGACGAGGACTTCGTCATCCAGCGCTTCGCCGGCTAG
- the rlmB gene encoding 23S rRNA (guanosine(2251)-2'-O)-methyltransferase RlmB gives MPGNSFNVSKRMTSKKGASSGSGGKNRASLKGRGKTLPADERPWHKGYSGTEKLPEKTARKQDKERRAAAAEGRAPKIGTPGTKDTTWGRGGGRGTGKPAPQRGNRPQGRSGPRVAPGRKSNPTREGPELLLGRNPVTEALRASIPATALYVAQGIDIDDRITEIVRTAGDRGIPILEISRLELDRMTGGVLHQGVGLQVPPFAYENFDDLVAASLEQTAPLLVALDGVTDPRNLGAVIRSVAAFGAHGVFMPERRAAGITATAWRTSAGAAARVPVSQVVNLTRALKTAQQAGFTVIGLDADGETDLYQLEAAVGPLLVVVGSEGRGLSRLVGETCDLRVSIPMMSEVESLNASVAAAVTLAEVARRRIYG, from the coding sequence ATGCCCGGAAATTCCTTCAACGTGAGCAAGCGCATGACCAGCAAGAAGGGCGCGAGCTCGGGGTCCGGCGGAAAGAACCGCGCCAGCCTCAAGGGCCGCGGTAAGACGCTGCCCGCCGACGAGCGCCCCTGGCACAAGGGCTACTCCGGCACCGAGAAGCTCCCCGAGAAGACCGCCCGTAAGCAGGACAAGGAGCGGCGCGCCGCCGCTGCCGAGGGCCGGGCGCCGAAGATCGGCACGCCGGGCACCAAGGACACCACCTGGGGACGCGGCGGCGGCCGGGGCACGGGCAAGCCCGCTCCTCAGCGCGGTAACCGGCCGCAGGGCCGCAGCGGTCCGCGGGTCGCGCCCGGGCGCAAGTCCAACCCGACCCGGGAAGGCCCCGAGCTGCTGCTCGGCCGCAACCCGGTGACCGAGGCGCTGCGTGCGTCGATCCCGGCGACGGCCCTCTACGTGGCGCAGGGCATCGACATCGACGACCGGATCACCGAGATCGTCCGGACCGCCGGTGACCGGGGCATCCCGATCCTGGAGATCAGCCGGCTCGAGCTCGACCGGATGACCGGTGGTGTCCTGCACCAGGGTGTCGGCCTCCAGGTCCCGCCGTTCGCGTACGAGAACTTCGACGACCTCGTGGCGGCCTCGCTCGAGCAGACGGCACCGCTGCTGGTGGCCCTCGACGGGGTGACCGACCCGCGCAACCTCGGTGCTGTCATCCGTTCGGTGGCCGCGTTCGGTGCTCACGGTGTGTTCATGCCGGAGCGTCGTGCGGCCGGCATCACGGCGACGGCCTGGCGCACCAGCGCCGGGGCGGCCGCGCGTGTCCCGGTGTCCCAGGTGGTCAACCTGACGCGGGCCCTCAAGACGGCGCAGCAGGCCGGTTTCACCGTGATCGGGCTGGACGCCGACGGCGAGACCGACCTCTACCAGCTCGAGGCCGCGGTCGGTCCGCTGCTGGTCGTGGTCGGCTCCGAGGGCCGCGGTCTGTCCCGCCTCGTCGGCGAGACCTGTGACCTGCGGGTGAGCATCCCGATGATGTCCGAGGTGGAGTCGCTGAACGCCAGCGTCGCCGCCGCCGTCACCCTTGCCGAGGTTGCCCGCCGCCGCATCTACGGGTAG